CGATCGAGCCTCTAAGGGGGAATATATCGAACGTGTAAACGCGTGTTTCTTGGGGAAGAATTTCGCCCACTGCCCACATTTTGCGTTGACCAGATAACCATTGCACTGATAGAAAAGACCAACTCGAAGTGGTGTTCTGCAGCCCTTCGCCGCTCCCGCCCAACGAAAGGTCCCCTGTGAACAACCGAATTCGCGTCGCCGTGGCCGTTGTCGCTGCCGGTGCGCTGCTGGCATCCCTGGCCGCGTGCTCCTCCCCGTCATCCGACGAGTCAGCTCCACTGCAGTTCGTGCTCTCAGGAGACGGAACGCAGGGAGGCGGCTACCAGAAGATGGCCGACAAGTACTTCGAAGAAACCGGGACCAAGGTCGAGATCGTGGATGTGCCCGGCGACGACCTCACCACACGCCTGCGGAACAGCGCCCAGGCGAACGACTTGCCGAACATCGCCGCCGCGGCGAACGTCGACCCGCTGTGGAAGGACCAGCTCCTCGACCTCTCGAGCATCGCCAAGGACGACAAGGTGCTGCCCACGCTCACCGTCGAAGACCCGGCGGACGGCAAGGTCAAGGCGCTCCCCTCGAGCCTCACGTCGGTGGGAATGTTCATCAACAAGGACCTGTGGGACAAGGCAGGAGTGAGCTACCCGACCGATGTGAGCCAGACCTGGACCTGGGACGAGTTCGTGGCCAAGGCCAAGCAGGTGCAGACTGCGACCGGAGCGCAGTACGGACTCACGATGGACCCATCGGCGCACCGCCTTCGTTCCTTCCTCTACGAGTTCGGCAGCCAGGGAGTCGTGCAGGACGGTGACTCCATCTCGTTCGATGACGAGGGCAGGACGGCGCTCGAGTACTTCAAGGGAATGAACGACGACGGCTTCATGCCCAAGTCCGTCTGGACCGCCGGCGAGGACGCGAGTGCGACGTTCAAGAGCGGACAGGTTGCCGCCTACTACTCGGGTGTCTGGCAGATCGCCGACTTCCAGGCGAACATCACCGAATTCGCGTGGGCATCGGTTCCGACCCCGCAGCAGCCGGTCAAGGCGACCAACTACGGCGCGGCGTCCTGGATCGTGGGCTTCAGCGGGCAGGGCAAGGACGAGGAGACCGAGAAGTTCATCTCCTGGCTCTACTCGCCTGAGAACTACACCGAGTACTGCGAGATCGCCGGATGCCTGCCCTCCGTGAGCGGCCTCACCGTGAACTACCCCAAGGACGCGGACGCGTTCGCCCTGTACAACGCGGAGATCGCTGCATCTCCGGCCGTCTCGGCCGTGCAGACGACGGACCAGCTGCGTCAGGGCTACGAAGGCAAGAGCATGGACGTCGAACCTCTGAAGGACGAGACGGTCAGGTACCTCAGTGGCGAGCAGACGATCGACCAGACGGTCGACGCGATCATCGCGTCGACGAAGGCCGGGCTCCGCTGAGCTGCCGTCCCGGTGCGCCGATGAGGCGCACCGGGACGCCGGCCGCATCCGACAGCCCCCGATGACCGCACAGACCCCCTCCGGAGGAGAGACCATGACCAGCACGATGCAGAGCGTCGTCAGCCCCGAGGCCGCGGATTCGTCGGTTCTGAGCGGCACCGACTTCACGCCCTCTCCTCGACGCCGACCTCGACGCCGATACCGGCTCACCCCGCTGCTGCTCTCGGCCGGAGTCATCGTGCTCTTCGCGCTGTTCTTCCTGTGGCCGGGCGTTCTCGGGCTCGCCTACTCGTTCACCTCGTACCGCGGCTTCGGACCGATGACCTTCATCGGCCTCGACAACTACACCAGGCTCGCCAGCGACCCGACGTTCTACGCGGCGCTCGGACGCACGTTCATCTACACGGCCTTCTCCGTTCCCCTCGGCTACGCCCTGTCCCTCGCCCTCGCGGTGGCCCTGACCAACCTCAGGGCCCGCGGGAAGACGGCGGCCCGCATCATCTTCTTCCTGCCGTGGCTGGTGTCGCCCATCGTCACCGGGGTCATCTGGCGCTGGATGTTCGGTGAGAACTTCGGCTTCGTGAACTTCGTGATTACCTCGCTCGGCGGTGGTGCGGTGCCGTGGTCGTCTGACGCGAATCTCTCGCTCATGGTGGTGATCCTGGCGTCGTCGTGGGCCGGCGCCGCCTTCAACATGCTCCTGTTCATCGCGGCCATCAACAACGTGCCGACCTCCTACTACGAGGCCGCCCAGCTCGACGGCGCCAACGCCTGGCAGCGTTTCGTCTCGATCACGCTTCCAGGCATCGCCCCGACATCCGTTCTCGTCGTCCTGTTGATGACCCTGGGTCAGATGAAGGAGTTCGCGATGATCCAGGCACTGAACAACGGTGGCCCGGGCACCGCGAACCAGTTGATCGTGCAGTACATCTACAAGACCGGCTTCGGCCAGTCGGACGTGGGCTACGCAAGCGCGGCCTCGATGGTTCTCCTCGTAATCCTCATGATCATCGCGCTCGTCCAGATCGCGATCAGCCGGAAGGCCAATTCGTAATGGCGACCACGATCTCGTCCTCCACGGCACGCCTGTCGGGTAACCCCCCGCGACCGCTGCAGCGCCGGAAGTCCGGCGAGTTCCGCCGCTCCATACTTCCGACCACCATGCTCTGGGTCCTGGCCATCCTCATCGCCTTCCCGCTGCTGTGGTTCCTCCTCTCGTCGTTCAAGGGGGGAGGCGAGCTCTTCACCTATCCGCTCTCCTTCCTGCCCAGGGAGTGGACAGCCGACGGCTATGCGCGGGCCTGGGAACGACTCGACTTCGTGCGCTACTTCGGCAACACGATGCTCGTGGCGGGCGTCACCACTGTTCTCACGGTCTTCTTCTGCGCGACGGCGGGCTACGCCCTGGCCAAGTACCGCGCCCCCTGGCTGTCGGTGCTCGCACTCTGCATCCTGTCGATGACGATGCTGCCCGGCGAGGTCATCCTGAACCCGACCTTCACCGTGGTGCGCGACCTGGGCTTCTACAACTCGCTCCTCGGAGTGATCCTGCCCTCGATCCTCACGCCCACCGGCGTGTTCATGTTCCGGCAGTTCTTCATCACGGTTCCCGACGAACTGCTCGACGCGGCGAGAATGGACGGGGCGAGGGAACTCACGATCTTCTTCCGGATCATGCTGCCGCTGGCCCGCCCCATCATGCTGACGCTCGGGATCATCTCGTTCCAGTGGCGTTGGAACGACTACATCTTCCCGCTCATCATCTTGAGCGATCCGAAGAACTTCACCTTGCAGATCGCCCTGCGCACGTTGATCGGCGCCCAGAACATCGACTGGGTGATCCTCCTCGCCGCGTCGGTCATTTCGATGATCCCGCTCGTTCTGCTCTATCTCGTGTTCCAGAAATACATCACGAGCTCGGACATCAGCACGGGCCTGCGCGACTGATCCTCGCCAGACACCACCCGCAGAGAGAAGCTCCACCTCGCCATGCATCGTGATCGAGAGAAGACTGCCGGTCGCGTCGATCGGTTCCTCAGCGAATCGCTGCCGCCGGCGATCGTCGCAGAATCGTCGCCCCTCGAGGTCGGCATGTGGACGGCCCCCGGCGAACCCGTTCCATTCGCCGAGGCGAGGCAGGCGTCGTATATCGCCTCGGGTCTGGGCACCGAGTGGGGCGAGGCGTGGGGAACGACCTGGTTCCACCTCGTCGGCGCGGTTCCCGCGCACTGGCCGGCTGGGCAGCAGCGCTACCGCCCGGAGCTCTCCCTCGACCTGGGTTTCTCGCAATCCAAGCCCGGTTTCCAGTGCGAGGGACTCGTGCGCACCCCAGCCGGACGCGCGGTCAAGGGGCTGGAGCCGCGTAACCACCACGTGAACCTCGACTCGTCGCCCGGTGAGGCGATCGAGTTCTACGTGGAGGCGGCATCCAACCCCGATCTCTCTGGTGGCGACGACTTCTCCAGCCCGCTCGCCTTCGCTCCCACGCCGTTCGGCGACAGGCTCACAGCCCCCTCAGGAACCCTGTACACACTGGGTCGCCTCGAGCTGCGGCTGGTCGACGTCGAGCTCGAATCGCTCGAGCGCGAACTCCGCATCCTGCGCGGTCTGATGGCCGAGCTCGACGGAGCCGACCCTCGACGAGTGACGATCCTGGTGGCCCTCGACCGGGCGCTCGACGCCCTCGATCCGGATGACCTCGCCGGCACGGTCTCCGCCGCCCGCGCGATGCTCGAGCCGGTGCTCGCTGCACCGGCCGCCCACTCAGCCCACCGGATCGTGGCGACCGGCCATGCCCACATCGATTCCGCGTGGCTCTGGCCGACTCGGGAGACCGTGCGCAAGTGCATCCGCACGTTCTCCAACGTGCTCGACCTGATGGACCGCGATCCGGAACTGAATTTCACCTGCTCGTCGGCACAGCAGTACGCCTGGGTGCGAGAAGCGGATCCCGAGCTGTTCTCCCGGCTCGCCGAGCGCGTGCACGAGGGACGCTTCGTTCCGGTCGGCAACATGTGGGTCGAATCCGATGTGACGATGCCGAGCGGCGAATCGCTCGCCCGCCAGCTGCTCGAGGGAGGGCGATTCTTCCAGAAGGAGTTCGGCCGGGTCGCCGACGTGGGCTGGCTCCCCGACTCGTTCGGCTACTCGGGGGCCCTTCCGCAGCTGCTTCGCCAGGCCGGGCTGCGCTGGTTCTTCACCCAGAAGATGAGTTGGAACGAGACCAACGCGATGCCGCACCACTCGTTCCTCTGGGAGGGAATCGATGGATCACGCATCTTCACCCACTTTCCACCCGTGAACACCTACAGCGGCGACATGCGCCCCACGGAGCTCGCGCGCGACTCCCGCAACTTCAGCGACCACGGAGTGGCGACCACCTCACTGATGCCCTTCGGCTACGGTGACGGCGGCGGAGGTCCCACACGCGACATGATGGCCTCTGGCCGTCTTCAGTCCGACCTCGAGGGATCCCCGCGGCTGCGCTTCGCCACGGCGCACGACTTCTTCGTCGACGCCGAGGCCGAATACACCGACCCTCCCGTGTGGTCTGGCGAGATGTACCTCGAGTTCCACCGGGGCATCTTCACGTCGCAGGCGCGCACCAAGCGCGGAAACCGTCGGAACGAGCGGCTGCTCGCCGAGGCGGAGACCTGGGCCTCGGCGGCAGCCCTGCTGACCGGAGCGCCCTATCCCGGCGAGGAGCTCGACGAACTGTGGCGGGCCGTGCTCCTGCTGCAGTTCCACGACATCCTTCCCGGCACGGCGATCGCCTGGGTGCACCGCGAGGCCGAGGCGAGCCACGCCGAGACCACCGAGCGGGCCGAGAGGATCATCGAGACGGCCCTGCGACAGCTGACGGGCGAGGGCACCCACCGGATCGCCGTGAACGCCGCCCCCGTCGTCGTGCGGGGCATTCCCGCACGAACGGGCGTGCTTCTCGACGCCGAACCGGCCATCGATTCCGCTCTGGGCCGCTCCGAGGTGAACGTGCGCGACGACGATGGGCGCATCGTGCTCGAGAACGACCTCGTCTCCGTGGTCGTCGACAGCGACGGCACGATCACCAGCATGCTCGACAAGACGAGCGGTCGTGACCTGATCGACGAGGGGTGCCCGGCCAATCTGCTGCAGCTGCACAGGGACGAGCCGAACCAGTGGGACGCCTGGGACCTCGACGCCTCGTATCGCGCCACCGTGCGCGACCTCCGCGACGGAACCGTGTCACGAGACGGTGACGCCGTGATCGTTCGGCACGAGTTCGGCGCGAGCGGCATCGTGCAGCGGATCGAGCTCGATGGTGCCGAGCCGACCGTGCGCATCCGCACCGAGATCGACTGGCACGAGCGTCGCAAGCTACTCAAGCTCGCCTTTCCGCTCGATGTGCACGCGGCGGCGGCCTCCTACGAGACGCAGTTCGGTCACATCTCCCGGGCTGTTCACGCCAACACCTCCTGGGATGCGGCGCGTTACGAGGTCTGCGCACATCGCTGGGTGCACGTCGGCGAACCGGGTTTCGGGGCGGCCATCTCGAACGATGGCGTCTACGGCCACGACGTGACACGTCAGGTGACCGACGGCAGGGTGCTCACGGTGGTGCGCCAGTCGCTGCTGCGCGCTCCCAGGTTCCCCGACCCCGAGGCCGACCAGGGCCTGCACTCGATCACGAGCACCCTCACGGTGGCCCCCGGGATCTCCGACGCGATTCGCGCGGGTCGGGCAGCGGATGCCCCGAGCCGGGTCGTGCGCGGCGCCCGGGTTCCGCAGCCCCTCGTCAGCGCGCTCCCGCCGACCTTCGCTGGAACGACGTCGGTGATCGCCGAGACGATCAAACTCGCCGCGGACGGCTCGGGCGACGTGATCGTGCGGCTCTACGAGAGCGAAGGACGGCGAGCGGCCGTGGTGGTCGCCGCCGCCTTCCCGGCCGCATCGTGCACGCTCGTCGATCTGCTCGAGCGGCCGAAAGAGGGCACCGAACCCCGGCCTGAGCACTCCGGCGGCGAAATCCACCTGGAACTACGACCGTTCGAGATCGTGACTCTGCGGATCCGTCCAACGGATGAGATCCGCGCGAAGGAAGGCGCCTGAGCATGCTGACGACCGAACAGCGCGAGATCTTCGGCCTCGGCGCGGACGTGCTCGACCACGACTACATCTCGGCCATCATCGCCGGCTCCCGCGTCCAGGCGGACGAGCTGGCTGGGTTGACCGCGGAGGGACTCGAGGCCTTCGGGCATCGCGAACTCATGCGCGCCATCCTCGTGCTCGTCGCCACCGATATCGCGACGCGCGGAGACGAGACCGCCTCGCGAATGGAGTCCGCCGGCATCATGGCCGACCGTCTTGTGGCCAGGCAGGGCTCGAGTGGGCTGTTCTCGAGCGAGGGCAATCTCGACTCGCCGCCGGACACCGCGTTCACGATCAATGACCTGTGCTCCTGCGTCTCGCTCATCGATGGCCGCGGTGACGACGTTCGGGTTCGATGGTCGCCGATCCGGCAGACGCTCGAGCGGATCGCGCTCCGCGCTGCTCCCGCCGTGGCCGCGGGAGGGGTGCACACCCCGAATCACCGCTGGGAGGTGGCGAGCGCGCTCGCGGGCCTCAACGCCCTGTGGCCCGACGAGCGGCTGCGCGCGCGGGCCGAGCTCTGGCTTGCTGAGGGCATCGACATCGATGCCGATGGCCTGTACTCGGAGCGAAGCGGAATTTACGCGGCCGAGGTCACGAATCCCAGCCTTCTCTCCATCGCCCGCGACCTGGGCAGGCCCGAGTTGCGCGACGTCGTGCTGCGGAACCTCCGGGCATACGCGCACCTCGTCGAAGACGACGGCGAAGTCGAGAACGTGCACTCCCGACGG
The Agromyces albus DNA segment above includes these coding regions:
- a CDS encoding alpha-mannosidase, with product MHRDREKTAGRVDRFLSESLPPAIVAESSPLEVGMWTAPGEPVPFAEARQASYIASGLGTEWGEAWGTTWFHLVGAVPAHWPAGQQRYRPELSLDLGFSQSKPGFQCEGLVRTPAGRAVKGLEPRNHHVNLDSSPGEAIEFYVEAASNPDLSGGDDFSSPLAFAPTPFGDRLTAPSGTLYTLGRLELRLVDVELESLERELRILRGLMAELDGADPRRVTILVALDRALDALDPDDLAGTVSAARAMLEPVLAAPAAHSAHRIVATGHAHIDSAWLWPTRETVRKCIRTFSNVLDLMDRDPELNFTCSSAQQYAWVREADPELFSRLAERVHEGRFVPVGNMWVESDVTMPSGESLARQLLEGGRFFQKEFGRVADVGWLPDSFGYSGALPQLLRQAGLRWFFTQKMSWNETNAMPHHSFLWEGIDGSRIFTHFPPVNTYSGDMRPTELARDSRNFSDHGVATTSLMPFGYGDGGGGPTRDMMASGRLQSDLEGSPRLRFATAHDFFVDAEAEYTDPPVWSGEMYLEFHRGIFTSQARTKRGNRRNERLLAEAETWASAAALLTGAPYPGEELDELWRAVLLLQFHDILPGTAIAWVHREAEASHAETTERAERIIETALRQLTGEGTHRIAVNAAPVVVRGIPARTGVLLDAEPAIDSALGRSEVNVRDDDGRIVLENDLVSVVVDSDGTITSMLDKTSGRDLIDEGCPANLLQLHRDEPNQWDAWDLDASYRATVRDLRDGTVSRDGDAVIVRHEFGASGIVQRIELDGAEPTVRIRTEIDWHERRKLLKLAFPLDVHAAAASYETQFGHISRAVHANTSWDAARYEVCAHRWVHVGEPGFGAAISNDGVYGHDVTRQVTDGRVLTVVRQSLLRAPRFPDPEADQGLHSITSTLTVAPGISDAIRAGRAADAPSRVVRGARVPQPLVSALPPTFAGTTSVIAETIKLAADGSGDVIVRLYESEGRRAAVVVAAAFPAASCTLVDLLERPKEGTEPRPEHSGGEIHLELRPFEIVTLRIRPTDEIRAKEGA
- a CDS encoding carbohydrate ABC transporter permease, producing MLWVLAILIAFPLLWFLLSSFKGGGELFTYPLSFLPREWTADGYARAWERLDFVRYFGNTMLVAGVTTVLTVFFCATAGYALAKYRAPWLSVLALCILSMTMLPGEVILNPTFTVVRDLGFYNSLLGVILPSILTPTGVFMFRQFFITVPDELLDAARMDGARELTIFFRIMLPLARPIMLTLGIISFQWRWNDYIFPLIILSDPKNFTLQIALRTLIGAQNIDWVILLAASVISMIPLVLLYLVFQKYITSSDISTGLRD
- a CDS encoding carbohydrate ABC transporter permease; protein product: MTSTMQSVVSPEAADSSVLSGTDFTPSPRRRPRRRYRLTPLLLSAGVIVLFALFFLWPGVLGLAYSFTSYRGFGPMTFIGLDNYTRLASDPTFYAALGRTFIYTAFSVPLGYALSLALAVALTNLRARGKTAARIIFFLPWLVSPIVTGVIWRWMFGENFGFVNFVITSLGGGAVPWSSDANLSLMVVILASSWAGAAFNMLLFIAAINNVPTSYYEAAQLDGANAWQRFVSITLPGIAPTSVLVVLLMTLGQMKEFAMIQALNNGGPGTANQLIVQYIYKTGFGQSDVGYASAASMVLLVILMIIALVQIAISRKANS
- a CDS encoding extracellular solute-binding protein, with product MNNRIRVAVAVVAAGALLASLAACSSPSSDESAPLQFVLSGDGTQGGGYQKMADKYFEETGTKVEIVDVPGDDLTTRLRNSAQANDLPNIAAAANVDPLWKDQLLDLSSIAKDDKVLPTLTVEDPADGKVKALPSSLTSVGMFINKDLWDKAGVSYPTDVSQTWTWDEFVAKAKQVQTATGAQYGLTMDPSAHRLRSFLYEFGSQGVVQDGDSISFDDEGRTALEYFKGMNDDGFMPKSVWTAGEDASATFKSGQVAAYYSGVWQIADFQANITEFAWASVPTPQQPVKATNYGAASWIVGFSGQGKDEETEKFISWLYSPENYTEYCEIAGCLPSVSGLTVNYPKDADAFALYNAEIAASPAVSAVQTTDQLRQGYEGKSMDVEPLKDETVRYLSGEQTIDQTVDAIIASTKAGLR